One part of the Lotus japonicus ecotype B-129 chromosome 2, LjGifu_v1.2 genome encodes these proteins:
- the LOC130736244 gene encoding uncharacterized protein LOC130736244, translating to MSQDSSKKLTPEMNAYGVKVMGLKSKTPKSSRVSKSSPHTSEIAIAQGISQPSSDPHKKKGKKARSKSDASKAKRKMVTRGSEATQRVNSEAEINPSTGDDVDDSRITEVLETPLKEVLHANVDPIVPSPSNNQSSHGVDTDCNKDSDHLEEEVMVPISTPSVDKTMHVEDVQDVIENSESDEVLVNTLGASASVASKRQKMTVVRKYSTRSSGKKLGLGLSENKKSKKVIILDDDTPVVQNVKRKVHKDNAAPVVDETPTEELDKSDTGSAARKRKIGKRIPENVPAAPLDNISFHSEESVGKWKYVYQRRIAQERELTGEILHCQEIMKLLEAAGLLKTVTEIGGCYDKLVREFIVNVTTNCTVSGHPDFRKVFVRGKCVHFSPEIINQYLGRSTVATGNEELSLSAITKELTAGQTMVWPAKGLLSSTYLSVKYAILNRIGAANWAPTTHSSDVSSGLAKLIYLVGTQTQFDFGEYVFAQTMKHAETFAVRLPIGFPCLICGIILSQHPQILRDDEVPSQKASLLTIDSRLLAGAHVSDVAGLAEMTQGEGTSSQKTPETPIAALIAVSKMLQDTITSCTLRKKNVDTLILQLTKGKRPLEDNAAAHAQDDVGTSDDDTTSD from the coding sequence ATGAGTCAAGATTCTAGCAAGAAACTCACTCCTGAGATGAATGCTTACGGAGTAAAGGTAATGGGTCTGAAATCCAAAACCCCAAAATCTTCAAGGGTTTCCAAATCCTCTCCTCATACCAGTGAAATCGCAATTGCTCAAGGTATCTCTCAACCATCATCTGATCCGcacaagaagaaagggaaaaaggcaCGATCCAAGTCAGATGCGTCCAAAGCGAAGAGGAAGATGGTAACGAGAGGCTCTGAGGCTACTCAGAGAGTGAATTCCGAGGCTGAGATCAATCCAAGTACGGGTGACGATGTTGATGATTCTCGTATCACTGAAGTGTTGGAAACTCCTCTCAAGGAAGTTTTACATGCAAATGTAGATCCAATTGTTCCATCACCAAGCAACAACCAATCAAGCCACGGTGTTGATACTGATTGCAACAAGGATTCTGATCATCTTGAGGAAGAGGTAATGGTTCCCATCTCTACTCCCTCTGTTGATAAAACTATGCATGTCGAGGATGTTCAGGATGTTATTGAAAACTCAGAATCTGATGAGGTGTTGGTCAACACCCTTGGTGCTTCTGCTTCTGTTGCTTCAAAAAGGCAAAAGATGACTGTTGTTCGTAAGTACTCTACGCGTTCCTCTGGCAAGAAgttaggtttgggtttgagtgagAACAAGAAGAGCAAGAAGGTCATTATTCTTGATGATGATACTCCTGTTGTCCAGAATGTCAAGAGAAAGGTTCACAAAGATAATGCTGCTCCTGTTGTTGATGAGACTCCAACTGAGGAGTTGGATAAGTCAGATACTGGTTCTGCTGCTCGGAAGCGCAAGATTGGGAAACGAATTCCAGAAAATGTGCCTGCTGCTCCTTTGGATAACATTTCTTTTCACTCTGAAGAGAGTGTTGGTAAGTGGAAGTATGTTTATCAGCGCAGGATTGCTCAAGAGAGGGAATTGACTGGTGAGATTCTGCATTGTCAAGAAATTATGAAACTTCTTGAGGCTGCTGGGTTATTGAAAACTGTTACTGAGATAGGTGGCTGCTATGACAAGTTGGTGAGAGAATTTATTGTGAATGTGACTACAAATTGCACTGTTTCTGGGCATCCTGATTTCAGGAAAGTTTTTGTGCGTGGTAAGTGTGTCCATTTTTCACCTGAGATCATTAACCAGTATTTGGGAAGGAGCACTGTTGCCACAGGAAATGAAGAGCTGTCATTGAGTGCTATCACTAAAGAACTCACGGCTGGTCAGACTATGGTATGGCCTGCTAAAGGATTGCTGTCTTCTACTTatttgagtgtgaagtatgctatcttGAATCGCATTGGTGCTGCAAATTGGGCTCCTACCACTCATAGCTCAGATGTTTCTTCAGGTTTggcaaaattaatttatctggTTGGAACTCAAACTCAGTTTGATTTTGGTGAATATGTCTTTGCTCAAACTATGAAGCATGCTGAAACTTTTGCTGTCAGGCTTCCTATTGGTTTTCCTTGTTTAATTTGTGGGATTATTTTGAGTCAACATCCTCAaattctccgtgatgatgaggTTCCTAGCCAGAAAGCTAGTCTTCTCACTATTGATTCCAGGCTGCTAGCTGGTGCCCATGTTTCTGATGTTGCTGGTTTGGCTGAGATGACTCAGGGGGAGGGTACTTCCTCTCAGAAGACTCCTGAGACTCCAATTGCTGCGCTTATTGCTGTGTCTAAGATGCTTCAGGACACAATTACTAGTTGTacattgaggaagaagaatgtggaCACTCTCATTCTGCAGTTGACTAAAGGCAAGAGGCCTCTTGAAGACAATGCTGCTGCTCATGCTCAAGATGATGTTGGTACTTCTGATGATGATACTACTAGTGATTAG
- the LOC130737802 gene encoding mediator of RNA polymerase II transcription subunit 21-like, producing MDIISQLQEQVNLIANLAFNTIGTLQRDAPPNRISPNYPEPPAQPTEDGATFSEQPKLMSTGLVKAAKQFDALVAALPIAEGGEEAQLKRIAELQAENDAIGQELQKQLEAAEKELHQVQELFSQASDNCLNLKKPDVN from the exons ATGGATATAATCTCTCAGTtacaagagcaagttaatttgATTGCGAATTTAGCTTTTAATACCATTGGGACATTGCAAAGGGATGCTCCTCCTAATCGGATCTCACCAAATTACCCTGAACCACCTGCACAACCTACAGAGGATGGGGCAACTTTTTCAGAACAGCCAAAGTTGATGAGTACTGGCTTGGTGAAGGCTGCTAAGCAG TTTGATGCACTGGTTGCAGCGCTTCCAATAGCTGAGGGAGGTGAAGAAGCACAGCTCAAGAGGATTGCCGAACTACAA GCTGAGAATGATGCAATAGGCCAAGAACTTCAGAAGCAATTGGAAGCTGCAG AGAAGGAATTACATCAGGTTCAGGAATTGTTTAGTCAAGCATCTGATAATTGTTTGAACTTGAAGAAACCGGATGTCAATTAG
- the LOC130737803 gene encoding uncharacterized protein LOC130737803 isoform X1, translating to MLSGVKFIPRDQIQDEDLNSAPKEKKKMDSRRKKHERKGKGSRDSSSSDDEELDRVKKGSRRKKWYSSEENSESESDQDDKRRKRKGKKKRDDDDSSDYSGKRSTRKSRSKSGKKEYASEEDLSSSDSGDRKGKRQKSDRKDGSKMNKNKGDEQEITRKEMGLDWMLRSESKRPAVSETEEPLLEEVPVEEPEKVNPKELNPYLKDGGSGFPEESEEGKIGAGQLLSSSLVGDGGASWRLKALKRAQEQAAREGRNFQEVVEERWGSLGELTVSVASRSAAPARAHLRAIKIRQKGTSKENLPDSEKPTQGDSKRQDYIKNVSVRRDEMREPKVRDSLSWGKRKGQHVAEGAEVISAAASSLNKFANDGSFLRDISGKSSNSDGSVLGSVETKKVPSEANTPGERSAVAKNEMSANQLAAKAMQLRLKGKNEEADKLMQEAKVLNTTQANQDHTIRSKTDGSSSRYAIQKISAQQKKGEDDADMHLARKIMQNKQFKVSTQPDDEYDFEDGPTKKNRKKQGGDDRNTIPKRMNESRFLTQQERCLFCLENPNRPMHLTVSIANFTYLMLPQRQPVVPGHCCILPIHHESATRTVDDNVWVEIRNFKKCLIMMFAKQEKEVVFLETVMGLAQQRRHCMVECIPLPQDIAKEAPLYFKKAIDEAEDEWSQHNAKKLIDTSQKGLRNSIPKNFPYFHVEFGLNKGFVHVIDDETQFNGSLGFNVLRGMLQLADEDMYRRRRYEAVEVQKQAVASFAKEWEPFDWTKQLRE from the exons ATGCTTTCTGGGGTGAAGTTCATTCCTCGTGACCAG ATACAAGATGAGGACTTGAATTCTGCtcccaaagaaaagaaaaaaatggataGTAGGAGGAAAAAGCATGAGAGGAAAGGAAAGGGATCAAGGGACagctcttcttctgatgatgaagagcttgATAGGGTAAAGAAAGGCTCGAGAAGGAAGAAGTGGTATTCATCGGAGGAAAATTCTGAAAGTGAAAGTGACCAAGATGACAAGAGACGAAAGAGGAAAGGGAAAAAGAAGAGGGATGATGATGATTCGTCGGATTATTCTGGTAAGAGATCAACAAGGAAATCAAGATCCAAGAGTGGTAAAAAAGAATATGCATCTGAGGAAGATTTGTCTTCTTCTGATAGTGGTGATAGAAAAGGGAAGCGCCAAAAGTCAGATAGAAAGGATGGGAGTAAAATGAACAAGAACAAAGGTGATGAGCAGGAAATTACAAGGAAAGAGATGGGTTTGGATTGGATGCTTAGGTCTGAAAGTAAGAGGCCTGCGGTTTCAGAAACAGAGGAGCCGTTGTTAGAGGAAGTTCCAGTCGAGGAG cCTGAGAAGGTGAATCCTAAGGAATTGAATCCATATCTGAAGGACGGTGGAAGTGGTTTTCCAGAAGAAAGTGAAGAGGGAAAAATTGGTGCAGGTCAACTTCTATCTTCTTCCCTTGTCGGGGATGGAGGAGCAAGTTGGAGACTTAAAGCCTTAAAGCGAGCCCAAGAGCAAGCAGCCCGAGAAGGACGGAACTTTCAAGAG GTTGTGGAAGAAAGGTGGGGTTCTCTTGGTGAATTGACTGTATCTGTTGCGTCACGCTCAGCTGCCCCAGCTCGTGCTCATCTACGCGCTATTAAAATAAGACAAAAAGGGACAAGTAAAGAAAACTTACCagattctgaaaagcctactcAAGGGGATTCTAAAAGG CAGGACTACATAAAAAATGTTTCTGTTCGGCGCGATGAAATGAGAGAACCGAAAGTTCGAGACTCTTTATCATGGGGAAAGCGCAAAGGCCAACATGTAGCGGAGGGTGCTGAGGTCATATCTGCTGCAGCATCCAGCTTAAATAAATTTGCTAATGATGGGAGCTTTCTACGTGATATTTCTGGCAAGAGCAGTAATTCTGATGGCTCTGTCTTGGGAAGTGTTGAGACAAAAAAGGTTCCATCAGAAGCAAACACTCCAGGGGAAAGAAGTGCAGTAGCTAAGAATGAGATGAGTGCAAACCAGTTGGCAGCTAAGGCTATGCAACTTCGCTTGAAAGGAAAGAATGAAGAAGCTGACAAACTAATG CAAGAAGCAAAGGTTTTGAACACTACCCAAGCCAATCAAGATCATACGATTAGATCAAAAACCGATGGAAGTTCTAGCAG GTATGCTATACAGAAGATATCTGCTCAACAGAAGAAAGGAGAGGATGACGCTGATATGCATCTTGCCCGCAAGATCATGCAGAACAAGCAGTTTAAAGTTTCTACACAGCCTGACGACGAATACGATTTTGAAGATGGTCCAACCAAAAAGAATAGAAAGAAGCAAGGAGGCGATGACCGAAATACTATCCCGAAAAGGATGAATGAGAGTCGGTTCTTGACCCAGCAAGAGCGCTGCCTCTTTTGCTTAGAGAATCCAAATCGGCCTATGCATCTCACTGTGTCTATTGCCAATTTTACCTACCTTATGTTGCCACAGAGGCAGCCTGTGGTGCCTGGTCATTGCTGCATTTTACCCATCCAT CATGAATCAGCTACAAGAACCGTGGATGATAATGTGTGGGTGGAAATTCGAAACTTCAAGAAATGTTTGATTATGATGTTTGCAAAGCAAGAGAAGGAGGTAGTTTTTCTTGAAACTGTGATGGGATTGGCACAACAGCGCCGCCATTGTATGGTTGAATGTATTCCTTTACCACAAGACATTGCTAAAGAGGCTCCTTTATACTTTAAAAAG GCAATTGATGAAGCTGAAGATGAGTGGAGCCAGCACAATGCCAAGAAGCTTATTGACACAAGCCAAAAGGGATTGCGCAATTCAATTCCGAAGAACTTTCCTTATTTTCATGTTGAGTTTGGTCTGAACAAAGGTTTTGTCCACGTTATCGATGATGAAACACAGTTCAATGGCAGCTTAGGGTTCAATGTGCTAAGAGGCATGCTACAGTTGGCGGATGAAGACATGTATAGGCGCCGAAGGTACGAAGCAGTGGAGGTTCAAAAGCAAGCAGTCGCTAGCTTTGCCAAAGAGTGGGAACCATTTGACTGGACTAAACAGCTTCGTGAATGA
- the LOC130737803 gene encoding uncharacterized protein LOC130737803 isoform X2 → MLSGVKFIPRDQIQDEDLNSAPKEKKKMDSRRKKHERKGKGSRDSSSSDDEELDRVKKGSRRKKWYSSEENSESESDQDDKRRKRKGKKKRDDDDSSDYSGKRSTRKSRSKSGKKEYASEEDLSSSDSGDRKGKRQKSDRKDGSKMNKNKGDEQEITRKEMGLDWMLRSESKRPAVSETEEPLLEEVPVEEPEKVNPKELNPYLKDGGSGFPEESEEGKIGAGQLLSSSLVGDGGASWRLKALKRAQEQAAREGRNFQEVVEERWGSLGELTVSVASRSAAPARAHLRAIKIRQKGTSKENLPDSEKPTQGDSKRDYIKNVSVRRDEMREPKVRDSLSWGKRKGQHVAEGAEVISAAASSLNKFANDGSFLRDISGKSSNSDGSVLGSVETKKVPSEANTPGERSAVAKNEMSANQLAAKAMQLRLKGKNEEADKLMQEAKVLNTTQANQDHTIRSKTDGSSSRYAIQKISAQQKKGEDDADMHLARKIMQNKQFKVSTQPDDEYDFEDGPTKKNRKKQGGDDRNTIPKRMNESRFLTQQERCLFCLENPNRPMHLTVSIANFTYLMLPQRQPVVPGHCCILPIHHESATRTVDDNVWVEIRNFKKCLIMMFAKQEKEVVFLETVMGLAQQRRHCMVECIPLPQDIAKEAPLYFKKAIDEAEDEWSQHNAKKLIDTSQKGLRNSIPKNFPYFHVEFGLNKGFVHVIDDETQFNGSLGFNVLRGMLQLADEDMYRRRRYEAVEVQKQAVASFAKEWEPFDWTKQLRE, encoded by the exons ATGCTTTCTGGGGTGAAGTTCATTCCTCGTGACCAG ATACAAGATGAGGACTTGAATTCTGCtcccaaagaaaagaaaaaaatggataGTAGGAGGAAAAAGCATGAGAGGAAAGGAAAGGGATCAAGGGACagctcttcttctgatgatgaagagcttgATAGGGTAAAGAAAGGCTCGAGAAGGAAGAAGTGGTATTCATCGGAGGAAAATTCTGAAAGTGAAAGTGACCAAGATGACAAGAGACGAAAGAGGAAAGGGAAAAAGAAGAGGGATGATGATGATTCGTCGGATTATTCTGGTAAGAGATCAACAAGGAAATCAAGATCCAAGAGTGGTAAAAAAGAATATGCATCTGAGGAAGATTTGTCTTCTTCTGATAGTGGTGATAGAAAAGGGAAGCGCCAAAAGTCAGATAGAAAGGATGGGAGTAAAATGAACAAGAACAAAGGTGATGAGCAGGAAATTACAAGGAAAGAGATGGGTTTGGATTGGATGCTTAGGTCTGAAAGTAAGAGGCCTGCGGTTTCAGAAACAGAGGAGCCGTTGTTAGAGGAAGTTCCAGTCGAGGAG cCTGAGAAGGTGAATCCTAAGGAATTGAATCCATATCTGAAGGACGGTGGAAGTGGTTTTCCAGAAGAAAGTGAAGAGGGAAAAATTGGTGCAGGTCAACTTCTATCTTCTTCCCTTGTCGGGGATGGAGGAGCAAGTTGGAGACTTAAAGCCTTAAAGCGAGCCCAAGAGCAAGCAGCCCGAGAAGGACGGAACTTTCAAGAG GTTGTGGAAGAAAGGTGGGGTTCTCTTGGTGAATTGACTGTATCTGTTGCGTCACGCTCAGCTGCCCCAGCTCGTGCTCATCTACGCGCTATTAAAATAAGACAAAAAGGGACAAGTAAAGAAAACTTACCagattctgaaaagcctactcAAGGGGATTCTAAAAGG GACTACATAAAAAATGTTTCTGTTCGGCGCGATGAAATGAGAGAACCGAAAGTTCGAGACTCTTTATCATGGGGAAAGCGCAAAGGCCAACATGTAGCGGAGGGTGCTGAGGTCATATCTGCTGCAGCATCCAGCTTAAATAAATTTGCTAATGATGGGAGCTTTCTACGTGATATTTCTGGCAAGAGCAGTAATTCTGATGGCTCTGTCTTGGGAAGTGTTGAGACAAAAAAGGTTCCATCAGAAGCAAACACTCCAGGGGAAAGAAGTGCAGTAGCTAAGAATGAGATGAGTGCAAACCAGTTGGCAGCTAAGGCTATGCAACTTCGCTTGAAAGGAAAGAATGAAGAAGCTGACAAACTAATG CAAGAAGCAAAGGTTTTGAACACTACCCAAGCCAATCAAGATCATACGATTAGATCAAAAACCGATGGAAGTTCTAGCAG GTATGCTATACAGAAGATATCTGCTCAACAGAAGAAAGGAGAGGATGACGCTGATATGCATCTTGCCCGCAAGATCATGCAGAACAAGCAGTTTAAAGTTTCTACACAGCCTGACGACGAATACGATTTTGAAGATGGTCCAACCAAAAAGAATAGAAAGAAGCAAGGAGGCGATGACCGAAATACTATCCCGAAAAGGATGAATGAGAGTCGGTTCTTGACCCAGCAAGAGCGCTGCCTCTTTTGCTTAGAGAATCCAAATCGGCCTATGCATCTCACTGTGTCTATTGCCAATTTTACCTACCTTATGTTGCCACAGAGGCAGCCTGTGGTGCCTGGTCATTGCTGCATTTTACCCATCCAT CATGAATCAGCTACAAGAACCGTGGATGATAATGTGTGGGTGGAAATTCGAAACTTCAAGAAATGTTTGATTATGATGTTTGCAAAGCAAGAGAAGGAGGTAGTTTTTCTTGAAACTGTGATGGGATTGGCACAACAGCGCCGCCATTGTATGGTTGAATGTATTCCTTTACCACAAGACATTGCTAAAGAGGCTCCTTTATACTTTAAAAAG GCAATTGATGAAGCTGAAGATGAGTGGAGCCAGCACAATGCCAAGAAGCTTATTGACACAAGCCAAAAGGGATTGCGCAATTCAATTCCGAAGAACTTTCCTTATTTTCATGTTGAGTTTGGTCTGAACAAAGGTTTTGTCCACGTTATCGATGATGAAACACAGTTCAATGGCAGCTTAGGGTTCAATGTGCTAAGAGGCATGCTACAGTTGGCGGATGAAGACATGTATAGGCGCCGAAGGTACGAAGCAGTGGAGGTTCAAAAGCAAGCAGTCGCTAGCTTTGCCAAAGAGTGGGAACCATTTGACTGGACTAAACAGCTTCGTGAATGA